The proteins below come from a single Eucalyptus grandis isolate ANBG69807.140 chromosome 3, ASM1654582v1, whole genome shotgun sequence genomic window:
- the LOC120291988 gene encoding disease resistance protein RUN1-like — MANTEAGTSGDVAPASGCEYQVFLNFRGFDTRHGFTDFLYNHLVDVGIRVFRDDDELNIGEVIGENLVSAINNSIIYIPIFSKNYASSKCNALSEHERESPDQVKVWKEALAKSFLKDVRETSSTKEGIIRLQKKLLSDIGRPESAKQIEDIEEGMRRIRATLSNKKVLIVLDDVDKKVLIKNLMGNSKLYLGSRVIITTRNIDILQVEGSEVKIEQYEMQMMDDSLALQLFCRHAFHRDYPLDDYRELSRKIVSLMGGLPLAIEVVGYLLKYKEDKTIWEEKIIKLTEVLDKGILDVLKISYDEQDEFQKKISLDIACFFFNEKKTDAIYMWESCKFYPRGGIEVLTKRCLIKTLDDDKFWMHDHLIALGKQIVYEENQDDPAKRSRLWNAEEALQIIGTEERKDKVQALEIDGLDDNIEIKSEDFKSLPNLRFLRLGHGTFVGDFSKCRSNLRWISWRHPENFRANNIYLDHLIVFKLDISILKDDSKAWDLIKRARNLKVLSLTRCHGITRIPDFSKCLGLEKLTLKLCSRLKRIESFIGDLRPLIELEVERGLTDLPEEVGALSKLKHFLLQGCSGLIELPGSLGNLTSLAEIGELSYLRNLKTLEIERCNVLTNVEGLHKLRSLEYLKVIGCTSLGRFIGASGTNVPDDCSINIEGISTNRYGEEILPDISNEV; from the exons ATGGCAAACACAGAAGCTGGAACCAGTGGTGATGTTGCACCAGCATCAGGATGTGAGTATCAAGTGTTCCTAAATTTTAGAGGGTTCGACACTCGTCATGGATTCACGGACTTCCTTTACAATCACTTGGTAGATGTCGGAATCCGTGTATTCAGGGATGATGATGAACTTAACATCGGTGAAGTAATTGGTGAGAACTTGGTAAGTGCTATCAACAACTCCATAATttacatacccatcttctctaaGAATTATGCTTCCAGTAAATG CAATGCTTTATCAGAACATGAGAGGGAGTCTCCTGACCAAGTCAAAGTGTGGAAAGAGGCTCTTGCAAAAAG CTTCCTTAAGGATGTTCGAGAAACCTCATCGACCAAGGAGGGCATAATCCGGTTGCAGAAGAAATTACTATCTGACATTGGTCGTCCTGAATCTGCAAAACAAATCGAGGATATTGAAGAAGGAATGAGGAGGATCAGAGCAACACTCAGTAATAAGAAGGTCCTTATAGTTTTGGATGATGTTGACAAGAAAGTGCTCATTAAGAATCTAATGGGAAATTCCAAATTATATCTAGGATCTAGGGTAATTATTACAACGAGAAACATAGATATTTTGCAAGTTGAGGGGTCTGAAGTTAAAATTGAACAGTATGAAATGCAAATGATGGATGATAGCCTTGCACTTCAGCTTTTTTGTCGGCATGCCTTTCATAGAGACTATCCTTTGGATGATTACCGTGAGCTTTCAAGGAAAATTGTTTCACTTATGGGAGGTCTTCCCTTGGCTATTGAAGTGGTAGGTTATTTACTTAAGtataaagaagacaaaacaatTTGGGAAGAGAAGATAATCAAGTTAACTGAAGTACTTGATAAAGGTATTCTAGATGTGTTGAAGATTAGCTATGATGAGCAAGacgaatttcaaaaaaaaatttcccttgaTATAGCATGCTTCTTTTTCAATGAGAAGAAGACCGATGCTATTTACATGTGGGAAAGTTGTAAATTTTATCCTCGAGGAGGAATTGAAGTCCTCACCAAGAGGTGTTTGATAAAGACATTGGATGATGAtaagttttggatgcatgatcacCTTATAGCACTAGGAAAGCAAATTGTTTATGAAGAAAATCAAGATGACCCTGCAAAGCGGAGTAGGTTGTGGAATGCGGAAGAAGCCCTTCAAATCATAGGAACCGAAGAG CGTAAGGACAAGGTTCAAGCGCTTGAGATAGATGGATTGGACGACAACATAGAGATCAAAAGTGAGGACTTTAAAAGTTTACCAAATTTGAGATTCCTCCGATTAGGCCATGGAACTTTTGTTGGAGACTTCTCAAAGTGTCGTTCAAACTTGAGATGGATATCTTGGCGTCATCCTGAAAATTTTAGAGCGAACAATATTTATTTGGATCATCTTATTGTTTTCAAACTTGACATTAGTATCTTGAAGGATGATTCAAAAGCTTGGGACTTGATAAAG aggGCACGgaatttgaaagttctatcacTTACCAGGTGTCATGGCATAACAAGAATCCCAGACTTCTCTAAATGCTTGGGTTTAGAGAAGTTAACTCTTAAACTTTGCAGTAGGCTAAAGAGAATTGAAAGCTTCATTGGAGATTTACGACCATTGATTGAGTTAGAGGTTGAAAG GGGTCTTACAGATTTGCCTGAAGAAGTGGGGGCACTATCGAAGCTTAAGCACTTCTTATTGCAAGGATGTTCTGGGTTGATAGAACTTCCAGGCTCACTTGGAAATTTAACCTCATTGGCAGA AATAGGTGAGTTATCATACTTGAGGAATTTGAAGACATTGGAAATCGAAAGGTGCAATGTGCTTACTAATGTTGAGGGCCTCCACAAGCTAAGGTCTCTAGAATACTTGAAGGTCATAGGGTGCACGTCATTGGGAAGATTTATTGGTGCATCCGGCACAAATGTTCCAGATGATTGCTCTATCAATATAGAGGGGATTAGTACGAACCGTTATGGAGAGGAGATTCTTCCGGATATATCAAACGAGGTGTGA